From the genome of Acropora palmata chromosome 4, jaAcrPala1.3, whole genome shotgun sequence, one region includes:
- the LOC141879498 gene encoding uncharacterized protein LOC141879498: MPKREFLYFDGDPSKYPRFIENFEPNVESMIEDDNVRLSYLIQYCTDKAKEAIENCAILPGSEGNKAARDILKRNFGQRQVIIRSLIDKVVKAPQLKSSDGEKLSQLARDMRICRLNSSELRYLADINSIDTLIQIVMRLPVHMQAKWADE; this comes from the coding sequence ATGCCAAAGCGCGAGTTTTTGTACTTTGATGGTGACCCTTCGAAGTATCCCAGGTTTATCGAGAACTTTGAGCCTAACGTGGAATCTATGATCGAGGATGACAATGTCAGGCTGTCTTATCTGATCCAGTATTGTACAGACAAGGCTAAAGAAGCGATTGAAAACTGTGCTATTTTGCCCGGGTCTGAAGGAAATAAAGCTGCTCGTGATATTCTCAAAAGGAACTTTGGTCAAAGACAGGTCATTATTCGTTCTCTTATTGACAAAGTAGTTAAGGCACCACAACTGAAGTCTTCTGATGGGGAGAAGCTTTCTCAATTAGCACGTGACATGCGAATCTGCCGACTGAATTCTTCTGAGCTGAGATATCTAGCCGACATCAACTCAATCGACACGTTAATTCAGATTGTTATGCGTCTACCTGTGCACATGCAAGCTAAATGGGCAGACGAATAA